Proteins encoded together in one Altererythrobacter epoxidivorans window:
- a CDS encoding energy transducer TonB, whose amino-acid sequence MMLKYVRILAVASAVCAGQTIALGQDSKNDTPVVRISPEFQVPAFDPPAELPAGPEVLGDRAAWIARNDYPARAKRAVDEGRTAIELTINKFGRVVDCIVTESSGSSELDTATCRNVRSRARFRPAFDAKGEAIASKYETAVRWKLDARPTPEAFGAAFSFTVTEYGTVEDCEVSGMIGTVPKALLAQNPCTRNAKYEPFLDENGNPVRRRVTQSYSTDVMEIPDMD is encoded by the coding sequence ATGATGCTGAAATATGTTCGAATTCTCGCTGTCGCATCCGCGGTCTGCGCAGGGCAAACCATCGCCCTTGGCCAAGATTCCAAGAATGACACGCCGGTCGTGCGGATCTCGCCAGAGTTCCAAGTGCCAGCATTCGATCCCCCCGCAGAGCTTCCTGCCGGACCGGAAGTGCTTGGCGACCGGGCAGCCTGGATCGCGAGGAACGACTATCCGGCAAGAGCGAAGCGAGCAGTGGACGAGGGCAGGACGGCGATCGAATTGACGATCAACAAGTTCGGCCGAGTGGTCGATTGTATCGTCACCGAAAGCAGCGGTTCTTCCGAGCTCGACACTGCGACATGCCGCAATGTGCGATCAAGAGCCCGTTTCAGGCCGGCGTTCGATGCCAAGGGCGAAGCCATTGCTTCGAAATACGAGACGGCAGTGCGATGGAAGCTCGACGCGCGGCCGACACCCGAAGCTTTCGGTGCGGCCTTTTCCTTCACCGTTACCGAGTACGGGACCGTAGAGGATTGCGAAGTCAGCGGCATGATAGGGACCGTGCCCAAGGCGCTGCTCGCCCAGAATCCATGCACCAGGAATGCCAAATACGAGCCATTTCTGGACGAAAACGGCAATCCGGTGCGTCGGCGCGTTACACAGAGCTATTCCACCGATGTCATGGAAATTCCTGACATGGACTGA
- the secA gene encoding preprotein translocase subunit SecA: MLNTVLKSVFGSSNDRYVKSIGKVVNQINALEPQIQALSDDELKAQTDKFRRQLDDGASLDDILPEAFATIREASVRVLGMRHFDVQMVGGIVLHRGEIAEMRTGEGKTLVATLATYLNAIEGKGVHVVTVNDYLARRDAEWMGQLHNWLGLSVGVIVPNLNEFERREAYNADITYGTNNEFGFDYLRDNMKHERRQMVQRPFNFAIVDEVDSILIDEARTPLIISGPTEDKQDLYIAIDEVVKTIPEEWYEKDEKARSIQLTEDGTEEIEKLLLEKGLLETQNLYDVENTQVVHHLDQALRAVHMFKRDTDYIVKDNKVVIIDEFTGRMMDGRRWSNGLHQAVEAKEGVPIEPENQTLASITFQNYFRMYPKLSGMTGTAATEAAEFWDIYKMNVVEIPTNVPVQRIDEEDEFYKNTLDKFAAIAKAIKEKNEIGQPVLVGTVSIEKSELLSQFLEKEGVKHEVLNARQHEREAHIVAQAGRLGAVTIATNMAGRGTDIQLGGNVEFRIGDELADIADDDPKKQLEIDRIKAEVAAEKQQVLEAGGLFVLGTERHESRRIDNQLRGRSGRQGDPGLSRFYLCLEDDLLRIFGPDTLFAKMMNSNLADGEAIGSKWLSKAIETAQKKVEARNYDVRKHVVQFDDVMNDQRKVIYEQRGEIMEADRVDDVVVDMRHDTINSIVADACPPGSYPEQWDIEGLKERVQDVLGMTPPIDSWIEEDHVEPELIEERLRQESDAIMERKMAGADAADWRQAEKGILLERLDHHWKEHLATLDALRQVVNLRAYAQKQPINEYKQEAFGLFERLLDTLREDVTRILMLAEIRMQPVQSQGLPDLPDFLTGHIDPLTGLENSNDGDGSMDRPELFGSLAGSPRAAVGPGGSDTHNPYADMEISRNAPCPCGSGNKYKHCHGAA, from the coding sequence ATGCTCAACACCGTACTCAAGTCCGTATTCGGATCGTCCAACGACCGTTACGTCAAATCGATCGGCAAGGTCGTAAACCAGATCAATGCGCTCGAACCGCAGATACAGGCTCTTTCCGACGACGAGCTGAAAGCGCAGACGGACAAGTTCCGCCGCCAGCTCGACGACGGCGCATCACTCGACGACATCCTCCCCGAAGCGTTCGCAACCATTCGCGAGGCATCGGTCCGCGTGCTCGGCATGCGGCATTTCGACGTCCAGATGGTCGGCGGTATCGTCCTGCACCGCGGTGAAATCGCGGAAATGCGTACGGGCGAGGGCAAGACCCTTGTCGCGACGCTCGCGACCTACCTCAATGCAATCGAAGGCAAGGGTGTCCACGTCGTCACCGTCAACGATTACCTCGCAAGGCGCGACGCCGAGTGGATGGGACAGCTGCACAACTGGCTGGGCCTCAGCGTTGGCGTGATCGTCCCGAACCTCAACGAGTTCGAGCGCCGCGAAGCCTACAATGCCGATATCACTTACGGCACGAACAACGAATTCGGCTTCGACTACCTTCGTGACAACATGAAGCACGAGCGCCGCCAGATGGTGCAGCGCCCCTTCAATTTCGCGATCGTCGACGAGGTCGACTCGATCCTTATCGACGAAGCACGTACGCCGCTGATTATCTCGGGTCCGACCGAGGACAAGCAGGATCTCTACATCGCGATCGACGAGGTGGTGAAGACCATCCCGGAAGAATGGTACGAGAAGGACGAGAAGGCCCGCTCTATCCAGCTTACCGAAGACGGCACGGAGGAAATCGAGAAGCTCCTGCTGGAGAAGGGCCTGCTCGAAACGCAGAACCTCTACGACGTCGAGAATACGCAGGTCGTCCATCACCTCGACCAGGCGCTGCGCGCGGTTCACATGTTCAAGCGCGACACCGACTACATCGTGAAGGACAACAAGGTCGTAATCATCGACGAATTCACCGGTCGTATGATGGACGGGCGCCGCTGGTCGAACGGTCTTCACCAGGCTGTCGAGGCGAAGGAAGGCGTTCCGATCGAACCCGAGAACCAGACCCTCGCATCGATCACCTTCCAGAATTACTTCCGCATGTATCCCAAACTGTCGGGCATGACCGGCACGGCCGCCACCGAAGCTGCCGAATTCTGGGACATCTACAAGATGAACGTGGTCGAGATACCGACCAATGTTCCGGTCCAGCGCATCGATGAAGAAGACGAGTTCTACAAGAACACGCTCGACAAGTTTGCCGCCATTGCGAAAGCGATCAAGGAAAAGAACGAGATCGGCCAGCCTGTCCTCGTTGGTACCGTTTCGATCGAAAAGTCCGAATTGCTCAGCCAGTTCCTCGAGAAGGAAGGCGTGAAGCACGAAGTTCTGAACGCCCGCCAGCACGAGCGCGAAGCGCATATCGTGGCGCAGGCTGGCCGTCTTGGCGCTGTGACGATTGCCACCAACATGGCGGGCCGCGGCACCGACATCCAGCTTGGCGGCAATGTCGAATTCCGCATCGGGGACGAGCTTGCCGATATCGCGGACGACGATCCGAAGAAGCAGCTCGAAATCGATCGTATCAAGGCCGAAGTCGCAGCTGAAAAGCAGCAGGTCCTCGAAGCGGGTGGCCTGTTCGTTCTCGGTACGGAGCGTCACGAAAGCCGCCGTATCGACAACCAGCTGCGTGGTCGCTCGGGCCGCCAGGGCGACCCCGGCCTGTCACGTTTCTACCTATGCCTCGAAGACGACCTGCTGCGTATCTTCGGGCCGGATACCCTCTTTGCCAAGATGATGAATTCGAACCTCGCCGACGGCGAGGCCATCGGCTCCAAGTGGCTTTCGAAGGCCATCGAGACGGCACAGAAGAAGGTCGAGGCGCGCAACTACGATGTTCGCAAGCATGTGGTCCAGTTCGACGACGTGATGAACGACCAGCGCAAGGTCATCTACGAACAGCGCGGCGAGATCATGGAAGCCGACCGCGTCGATGATGTGGTCGTCGATATGCGCCACGACACGATCAATTCGATCGTCGCCGACGCCTGCCCTCCCGGCTCCTATCCCGAGCAATGGGACATCGAAGGACTGAAGGAGCGGGTTCAGGACGTTTTGGGCATGACGCCGCCGATCGATTCCTGGATCGAGGAAGATCACGTCGAACCGGAATTGATCGAAGAGCGTCTGCGTCAGGAATCCGATGCCATCATGGAGCGCAAGATGGCTGGTGCCGATGCGGCAGACTGGCGCCAGGCAGAAAAGGGCATCCTGCTCGAACGTCTCGACCATCACTGGAAGGAACACCTCGCGACGCTCGATGCTCTGCGCCAGGTCGTCAACCTTCGCGCTTACGCGCAGAAGCAGCCTATCAACGAATACAAGCAGGAAGCTTTCGGCCTGTTTGAGCGCCTGCTCGATACCCTGCGTGAAGACGTGACGCGCATCCTGATGCTGGCCGAAATCCGCATGCAGCCGGTTCAATCGCAGGGCCTGCCAGATCTCCCCGATTTCCTGACCGGGCACATCGATCCGCTGACGGGCCTCGAAAACTCGAACGACGGCGACGGTTCGATGGACCGTCCCGAACTGTTCGGTTCGCTCGCCGGTAGTCCGCGTGCTGCTGTCGGCCCCGGCGGGTCGGACACCCACAATCCCTATGCCGACATGGAAATCAGCCGCAATGCTCCGTGTCCGTGTGGTTCGGGCAATAAATACAAGCATTGCCACGGCGCAGCCTGA
- a CDS encoding sulfite exporter TauE/SafE family protein yields MAGLVPLALVAAFFVTALLYAAVGFGGGSTYAALLALSGLDYRLLPLVALACNIVVVTGSSVRFARASITPWRGAIILTSLAAPAAFLGGMTPISQSSFLLLLGASLLLTGVTMLLPIGQGGDANPTRYARFMPFAAAPLGYLAGLVGIGGGIFLAPLLHLTRWHNARAIAATASFFILVNSLFGLAGQLAKHGGGTFAGAVYESLPLLLAVAVGGQLGSLFAARLFPPRIIRWLTAALVIWVGARLLLGL; encoded by the coding sequence ATGGCAGGTCTCGTCCCGCTCGCGCTTGTCGCCGCATTCTTTGTTACTGCTCTCCTTTACGCCGCCGTCGGTTTCGGGGGCGGGTCGACCTATGCGGCGCTTCTGGCACTCTCTGGCCTCGATTACCGCCTGCTGCCGCTTGTGGCGCTCGCCTGCAATATCGTGGTGGTTACGGGTAGCTCGGTCCGTTTTGCCCGCGCTTCGATTACTCCATGGCGCGGTGCCATCATTCTGACTTCTCTCGCTGCGCCTGCAGCCTTTCTGGGCGGTATGACGCCCATTTCGCAATCCTCTTTCCTGCTCTTGCTGGGAGCATCGCTGTTGCTGACGGGTGTGACGATGCTGCTGCCCATCGGGCAGGGCGGGGATGCAAATCCAACGCGATATGCGCGTTTCATGCCGTTCGCGGCAGCTCCGCTCGGCTATCTGGCAGGGCTCGTTGGGATTGGCGGAGGAATCTTCCTCGCACCATTGCTGCATCTTACGCGGTGGCACAACGCGAGGGCCATCGCGGCCACCGCCAGTTTCTTCATTCTTGTGAATTCCTTGTTCGGCCTGGCCGGTCAATTGGCCAAGCACGGCGGAGGCACTTTTGCAGGAGCGGTTTATGAAAGCCTGCCCCTGCTGTTGGCAGTCGCTGTCGGGGGGCAGCTCGGGAGCCTGTTCGCCGCTCGCCTGTTTCCCCCACGGATAATCCGCTGGCTTACAGCAGCGCTGGTGATCTGGGTCGGTGCGAGGCTTTTGTTAGGGCTCTAG